A portion of the uncultured Draconibacterium sp. genome contains these proteins:
- a CDS encoding DUF4252 domain-containing protein translates to MKTITTLLFALGLLLAGLLASGQSKSDKMYDTFANKDGVTSFSFSKDMIDAIDIDLGDDDEKNVTGDLHQVRFMSYNPEKGNLNSSDFTKKAIALLPAKYKKFEDDNEDSDAEIYLLGGKKKYSECHVFLTNDNPDGNCFVVSFFGDFNVNDIKKLGAQGKEMSE, encoded by the coding sequence ATGAAAACAATAACAACATTACTTTTTGCCCTTGGTCTATTGTTGGCCGGACTGCTGGCTTCGGGGCAAAGCAAGTCGGATAAAATGTACGATACCTTTGCCAATAAAGATGGCGTAACAAGCTTTTCTTTTTCCAAAGATATGATTGATGCAATTGACATTGACCTTGGCGACGATGATGAGAAAAATGTTACCGGCGATTTGCACCAGGTAAGGTTTATGTCATACAATCCGGAAAAAGGGAATTTAAACAGTAGCGATTTTACCAAAAAAGCAATTGCACTTCTTCCCGCTAAATACAAAAAATTCGAAGATGATAATGAAGACTCGGATGCCGAGATCTACTTGCTTGGCGGGAAGAAAAAATATTCCGAGTGTCATGTTTTTCTAACAAACGATAATCCGGATGGTAACTGTTTTGTGGTGTCGTTTTTTGGTGATTTTAATGTGAACGATATCAAAAAACTGGGAGCCCAGGGAAAAGAAATGTCTGAATAG